A region of Pseudomonas sp. Marseille-Q3773 DNA encodes the following proteins:
- a CDS encoding glycosyltransferase family 4 protein: MTQVPLKIAVVSQYFFPENFIINDIVQELSAMGVHVEVFTGKPNYPAGEVFPGYTAHGAVEDRFAETVVVHRAPLRPRKKGGARNLILNYFSFVANGVRHFTRHARRGKFDVYFVFAPSPIISVIPALAMKRAHPAPVFLWVQDLWPESLAATGFVRNKYLLSMVGLLVRGLYRAVDVLLVQSRAFIDPVKRYARADKISYYPNSYLQHDDSGEIGRLPESLATLLRDHFCVVFAGNLGSAQGLATIVGAARLLQAEHSQSRIVMVGTGSKAEWLAEEKRKWGLDNLIIAGAYPRTAMAELFELSAVLLVTLKRDEIFSFTIPSKVQAYLAAGRPIIGSLDGEGARVINEAGAGITCPADDAVGLAACIKSMLAMPQAQREQMGTRAREYFLKHFELKAQCKALVRMFEQRIEQDKATQ; the protein is encoded by the coding sequence GTGACGCAAGTACCTTTGAAAATTGCTGTGGTCAGCCAGTATTTCTTTCCTGAAAATTTCATCATCAATGATATTGTTCAGGAACTGAGCGCGATGGGTGTACATGTTGAGGTTTTTACCGGTAAGCCTAACTACCCAGCGGGTGAGGTTTTCCCGGGATATACCGCTCACGGCGCAGTCGAAGATCGTTTTGCCGAAACCGTTGTTGTTCATCGGGCGCCTTTGCGTCCGCGCAAAAAAGGCGGGGCTAGAAATCTAATTCTTAATTATTTTTCATTTGTCGCCAATGGCGTCAGGCATTTCACCCGTCATGCCAGACGCGGCAAGTTCGATGTTTACTTCGTGTTCGCACCGTCGCCCATTATTTCGGTAATTCCGGCACTGGCCATGAAGCGCGCCCATCCTGCTCCCGTCTTCCTCTGGGTGCAGGACTTGTGGCCGGAGAGCCTGGCTGCCACCGGTTTCGTACGTAACAAGTACCTGTTGTCGATGGTAGGCTTGCTGGTGCGCGGTCTGTACCGGGCCGTGGATGTGCTGCTGGTGCAGTCACGCGCCTTCATCGACCCGGTCAAGCGCTACGCGCGGGCAGACAAAATAAGCTACTACCCCAACTCTTATCTGCAGCACGATGATTCCGGCGAGATCGGCAGGTTGCCTGAATCATTGGCCACGTTGTTGCGTGACCACTTCTGCGTCGTGTTCGCCGGCAACCTGGGCAGCGCGCAAGGGCTGGCGACTATTGTCGGGGCAGCTCGATTGTTGCAAGCCGAACATTCACAGTCCCGCATCGTGATGGTCGGCACCGGCAGCAAGGCTGAATGGCTGGCAGAGGAGAAGCGCAAGTGGGGCCTGGACAACTTGATCATTGCCGGTGCTTACCCGCGCACGGCGATGGCTGAACTGTTCGAACTCAGTGCCGTATTACTGGTTACACTCAAGCGAGACGAGATTTTCAGCTTTACCATTCCAAGCAAGGTGCAGGCCTACCTGGCAGCCGGCAGACCGATAATTGGCAGCCTGGATGGCGAAGGTGCCCGCGTCATCAACGAGGCCGGTGCTGGTATTACTTGCCCTGCCGATGATGCGGTCGGGCTCGCGGCCTGCATCAAGTCGATGCTGGCCATGCCGCAAGCGCAGCGAGAACAGATGGGCACCCGGGCCAGGGAATACTTCTTGAAACATTTCGAACTCAAGGCCCAGTGCAAGGCACTGGTGCGTATGTTCGAACAACGGATTGAACAGGACAAGGCGACGCAATGA
- a CDS encoding SDR family oxidoreductase, translating into MNILVLGVSGMLGNAVFRYFSANSQHRVMGTLRSSSGCRFFTPDQAEHLLCGVDVLDADALMAAFAKARPDVVVNCVGLIKQLADAKDPLTALPINAMLPHRLATLCRVAGARLVHVSTDCVFAGTKGMYREQDESDCTDLYGKSKYIGELHDLDHAITLRTSIIGHELQSNASLIDWFLSQQGCVKGFTKAIFSGLPTAELARVMLDYVLPNPSLKGLYHVSAEPIDKYELLKQVAKVYGKDIQIVPDDKLVIDRSLDSTRFRADAGYQPPSWPALIQFMHAQRQ; encoded by the coding sequence ATGAACATATTGGTACTGGGTGTCTCGGGTATGCTGGGCAATGCCGTCTTCCGGTATTTTTCGGCCAATTCGCAACACCGGGTGATGGGCACGTTGCGTTCATCGTCCGGGTGCAGGTTTTTCACGCCGGATCAGGCCGAGCATCTGCTCTGTGGTGTGGATGTGCTCGATGCTGATGCGCTGATGGCAGCCTTCGCCAAGGCCCGGCCGGATGTGGTGGTCAACTGCGTGGGCTTGATCAAGCAACTTGCCGATGCCAAGGACCCGCTCACCGCGCTGCCCATCAACGCCATGCTTCCACATCGTCTGGCAACGCTGTGCCGGGTCGCTGGCGCGCGCCTGGTCCACGTCAGCACTGACTGTGTGTTTGCAGGTACCAAGGGCATGTATCGGGAACAGGACGAATCGGACTGCACCGACCTGTATGGCAAATCCAAGTACATTGGCGAATTGCACGACCTGGACCACGCCATAACCCTGCGCACATCAATTATTGGCCATGAGTTGCAGAGCAATGCATCGCTGATCGACTGGTTCCTCTCTCAGCAAGGCTGTGTCAAAGGCTTTACCAAGGCGATTTTTTCAGGTCTGCCGACTGCCGAACTGGCTCGGGTGATGCTGGACTACGTTCTTCCCAACCCTTCGCTGAAGGGGCTTTACCACGTTTCTGCAGAGCCGATCGACAAGTATGAACTGCTCAAGCAAGTGGCGAAGGTTTATGGCAAGGACATCCAGATCGTACCGGATGACAAATTGGTGATCGATCGTTCGCTGGACTCTACCCGCTTCCGCGCGGATGCAGGCTACCAGCCACCTTCCTGGCCGGCGCTCATACAATTCATGCACGCACAGCGTCAATAA
- a CDS encoding polysaccharide biosynthesis protein: protein MFDNKILMITGGTGSFGNTVLKRFLNTNVKEIRVFSRDEKKQEDMRIALSNDKVKFYIGDVRDYQSVSEAMVGVDYIFHAAALKQVPSCEFYPMEAVKTNVIGTENVLNAAIANGVQRVVVLSTDKAVYPINAMGISKAMAEKLMVAKSRMIPQNGPVICATRYGNVMASRGSVIPLFVDQLKAGNELTVTDPNMTRFLMSLEDSVDLVLHAFENAQQGDIFVQKAPASTVQELAEALRQLFKRENPIKVIGTRHGEKLYESLISREEMAKADDMGRYYRIPADNRDLNYKKYFVEGEQHISELDDYTSHNTERLDIDGIKALLLKLDYIQEQLNA from the coding sequence GTGTTCGATAACAAGATTCTGATGATTACAGGTGGTACCGGCTCTTTCGGTAATACTGTCCTCAAGCGTTTTCTCAACACCAACGTCAAGGAAATACGTGTTTTCAGCCGCGACGAGAAAAAACAGGAAGACATGCGTATTGCCTTGTCCAACGACAAGGTGAAGTTTTATATCGGCGATGTGCGTGACTATCAAAGCGTGTCAGAGGCCATGGTCGGGGTCGATTACATCTTCCATGCCGCTGCGTTGAAGCAGGTGCCGTCCTGCGAGTTCTACCCGATGGAAGCCGTGAAGACCAATGTCATCGGTACTGAAAACGTGCTGAATGCGGCCATCGCCAACGGCGTGCAGCGCGTGGTGGTGCTGAGCACCGACAAGGCAGTATACCCGATCAACGCGATGGGCATTTCCAAAGCCATGGCGGAAAAACTGATGGTTGCCAAATCGCGGATGATTCCGCAGAACGGCCCGGTGATTTGCGCCACCCGTTACGGCAATGTAATGGCCTCACGAGGTTCGGTTATTCCGCTGTTTGTCGATCAGCTCAAGGCCGGCAATGAACTGACCGTGACCGACCCGAACATGACTCGCTTCCTGATGTCGCTGGAGGACTCGGTGGATCTGGTCCTGCACGCTTTCGAGAACGCCCAGCAAGGTGATATCTTCGTACAGAAAGCGCCAGCGTCCACTGTGCAGGAGCTGGCCGAAGCGCTGCGCCAACTGTTCAAGCGGGAAAACCCAATCAAGGTAATCGGTACCCGGCATGGTGAGAAGCTCTACGAGTCGCTCATATCTCGTGAGGAAATGGCCAAGGCCGACGACATGGGCCGTTACTACCGTATTCCGGCCGATAACCGTGACCTGAATTACAAGAAGTACTTTGTCGAAGGTGAGCAGCATATCTCCGAGCTGGATGACTACACCTCACACAATACCGAGCGGCTCGACATCGATGGCATTAAGGCTCTGTTGCTGAAACTCGACTATATCCAGGAACAACTCAATGCTTAA
- the wecB gene encoding UDP-N-acetylglucosamine 2-epimerase (non-hydrolyzing), whose protein sequence is MLKVMTLVGTRPELIKMSRVIAELDDQANHVLVHSGQNYDYELNQVFFDDLGIRKPDHFLGAVGATAAGTIAEVIAKSDEIFELEKPDALLLYGDTNTCLAVIAAKRRKIPVFHMEAGNRCFDQRVPEELNRKVLDHLSDINMVLTEHARRYLLDEGIRPETIIKTGSHMQEVLDYYRPRIDASTVLEREGLVEGKYFIVSTHREENVDTPQNLRDLLASLRALADSYGHPIIVSTHPRTRKRLEDLGESLDHPLIRFVKPYGLLDYIRLQMGALCVLSDSGTITEEASLLNLPAVTIRNAHERPEGMDEGTLIMCGLTPGRVLDAVRVVISQHDRNQRVIPVVQDYLGGPVSKQVVRIVYSYTDYINRTVWSK, encoded by the coding sequence ATGCTTAAGGTCATGACCTTGGTCGGTACCCGGCCTGAACTGATCAAGATGAGCCGCGTCATCGCCGAGCTCGACGACCAGGCCAACCATGTGCTGGTGCATTCCGGCCAGAACTACGATTACGAGCTCAACCAGGTGTTCTTTGACGACTTGGGTATTCGCAAGCCGGATCACTTCCTGGGGGCAGTGGGGGCTACGGCAGCCGGGACCATCGCCGAGGTCATCGCCAAGTCCGATGAAATCTTCGAGCTGGAAAAGCCCGATGCTTTGCTGCTGTACGGCGACACCAACACCTGCCTGGCGGTGATTGCTGCCAAGCGCCGGAAGATCCCAGTGTTCCACATGGAGGCAGGTAACCGCTGCTTCGATCAACGCGTGCCGGAAGAGTTGAACCGCAAGGTGCTCGATCACCTCAGCGACATCAATATGGTGCTGACCGAGCATGCCCGGCGTTATCTGCTGGATGAAGGCATTCGTCCGGAAACCATCATCAAGACCGGTTCGCACATGCAGGAAGTGCTGGACTACTATCGGCCTCGGATCGACGCCTCCACGGTGCTTGAACGCGAGGGGCTGGTAGAGGGCAAGTACTTCATCGTCAGCACGCATCGCGAAGAGAACGTCGATACCCCGCAGAACCTGCGTGACCTGCTGGCCTCGCTGCGCGCCCTGGCCGACAGCTATGGCCATCCGATCATCGTCTCCACCCACCCGCGTACCCGCAAGCGCCTCGAGGACCTGGGCGAAAGCCTGGACCACCCACTGATCCGTTTTGTCAAACCCTACGGCTTGCTGGACTATATCCGGCTGCAGATGGGGGCGCTCTGCGTACTTTCCGACAGCGGTACCATCACCGAAGAGGCTTCGCTGCTGAACCTGCCGGCGGTCACCATCCGCAACGCCCATGAGCGACCGGAGGGGATGGATGAAGGCACCCTGATCATGTGCGGCCTGACACCGGGCCGTGTGCTGGACGCGGTGCGCGTGGTGATCAGCCAACATGACCGCAACCAGCGGGTGATCCCGGTGGTGCAGGATTACCTGGGCGGGCCGGTTTCCAAGCAGGTGGTACGGATCGTGTACAGCTACACCGATTACATCAATCGTACGGTCTGGTCCAAGTAA
- a CDS encoding NAD-dependent epimerase/dehydratase family protein, whose translation MNTLVVIGGSGFVGRHFLAVCNALEDTEVIYAVHRTEPEWLTNATVQVARFDVNDSASLAAILVPGCTVINLLRPDGSGWFEPAVANVLVACNEARIKRYVHVSSIDVFGAAPDAVVDADTQLEPRTPYEREHAAAEALVRVVPADSFEVLVLRLGAVFGDGGLNIVSFVREVSVAPVWKLALRRILYGPRRMHLVSVEKVAQTLAFVAYVPQVSQGEVVLVTDDAAPENNFGHLQDALMQAFGRPSISYLPHLPPALLGLLLRLRRISNANPMRRFSEQRLADWQQPPTADFKQQLQRYIALLRASA comes from the coding sequence ATGAACACGCTGGTGGTAATTGGGGGAAGCGGCTTTGTTGGCCGACATTTTCTGGCTGTATGCAACGCGTTGGAAGACACGGAGGTCATCTATGCGGTCCACCGTACCGAACCCGAATGGTTGACGAATGCCACGGTGCAAGTGGCTCGCTTTGACGTGAACGACTCCGCGAGCCTTGCAGCCATACTGGTGCCCGGCTGCACAGTGATCAACCTGTTGCGGCCTGATGGCAGTGGCTGGTTCGAGCCAGCTGTCGCCAATGTGCTCGTCGCTTGCAACGAAGCACGCATCAAGCGCTATGTGCACGTATCGAGTATCGATGTCTTCGGTGCTGCGCCAGACGCGGTGGTCGATGCCGACACGCAGCTCGAACCCAGGACGCCTTATGAACGTGAGCACGCCGCTGCTGAAGCGTTGGTGCGCGTGGTGCCGGCTGACAGCTTCGAAGTGCTGGTGTTGCGTCTGGGCGCGGTGTTTGGTGATGGTGGGCTGAACATCGTGTCGTTTGTTCGTGAGGTGTCCGTCGCGCCCGTCTGGAAGCTGGCGTTGCGGCGCATCCTTTATGGCCCGCGCCGCATGCATCTGGTCAGTGTGGAAAAGGTCGCACAAACCTTGGCATTCGTAGCCTACGTGCCACAGGTAAGCCAAGGGGAAGTGGTGCTGGTAACGGATGATGCGGCGCCGGAAAACAACTTTGGTCACTTGCAGGATGCCTTGATGCAGGCGTTTGGCCGGCCCTCGATCAGCTACTTGCCGCATCTACCGCCGGCATTGCTCGGCTTGTTGTTGCGTTTGCGCCGTATCAGCAATGCCAACCCAATGCGTCGTTTCAGCGAGCAGCGGCTTGCCGATTGGCAGCAGCCGCCCACGGCAGACTTCAAGCAACAATTGCAGCGCTACATTGCCCTGCTGAGGGCATCGGCATGA
- a CDS encoding glycosyltransferase family 4 protein — translation MAAAAHGRLQATIAALHCPAEGIGMRVLLVNISLDAKLGGGTAERTRHLALHLAKAGSACEAVAMTGNSWQREFDEQGVKSYITGRIGLRFPIPLLNPWRAWRAVRRADVLHIMGYWNLLSVAMGLLALLGRRPYILCPAGEFASVGSPRPIMKVFHLLLGRWLIKGAAGFIAITDLEQGLIAQVAGVPAASIPVIGNAVADPGPARRTEVVQLPDEPFILFMGRLAPVKGPDFLIQAYLDTPAAQRYPLVMAGPDFGMQQDLQAQVDASGLAGRIHFIGFLDEAQRTQVYRQAMMLVIPSRSEAMSLVALEAGIVGLPVLLTDTCGFDQVEQVQGGLVVPASATGIASGLERMLADPAELRAKGGRLKAYITEHYTWSAMVQVMLQRFARLLRTGSMVE, via the coding sequence TTGGCAGCAGCCGCCCACGGCAGACTTCAAGCAACAATTGCAGCGCTACATTGCCCTGCTGAGGGCATCGGCATGAGGGTATTACTGGTGAATATTTCGCTGGATGCCAAGCTTGGCGGTGGTACAGCCGAGCGCACCCGGCACCTGGCGCTGCACCTGGCCAAAGCCGGTAGCGCCTGCGAAGCCGTTGCCATGACCGGCAATTCATGGCAACGGGAGTTTGATGAGCAGGGGGTAAAAAGCTACATCACGGGGAGAATCGGTTTGCGCTTCCCAATCCCGTTGCTCAACCCTTGGCGAGCCTGGCGCGCTGTGCGCAGGGCGGATGTACTGCACATCATGGGCTACTGGAACCTGCTGAGTGTCGCCATGGGCCTGCTGGCGTTGTTGGGTCGGCGCCCTTATATACTGTGTCCAGCAGGCGAATTCGCGTCGGTGGGTTCGCCGCGTCCGATCATGAAGGTGTTTCACCTGCTGCTGGGCCGCTGGTTGATCAAGGGGGCCGCAGGTTTTATCGCCATTACCGACCTGGAACAAGGGCTAATTGCGCAAGTGGCAGGCGTGCCGGCAGCTTCCATTCCGGTTATCGGCAACGCCGTGGCTGACCCAGGTCCGGCGCGACGGACAGAGGTTGTACAGCTGCCGGACGAGCCCTTCATCCTGTTCATGGGGCGGCTGGCACCAGTCAAAGGGCCTGACTTCCTGATCCAGGCCTATCTCGACACGCCTGCAGCGCAACGATACCCCCTGGTGATGGCTGGGCCGGATTTTGGCATGCAGCAGGATCTGCAGGCTCAAGTCGATGCCTCGGGGCTGGCTGGACGCATTCACTTCATCGGCTTTCTTGATGAAGCACAGCGTACCCAGGTGTACCGTCAGGCAATGATGCTGGTCATCCCTTCGCGTTCGGAGGCCATGTCGCTGGTCGCGCTGGAAGCGGGGATTGTCGGGTTACCGGTTTTGCTCACCGACACCTGTGGTTTCGACCAGGTCGAGCAGGTGCAAGGAGGGCTGGTGGTTCCAGCCAGTGCAACGGGCATCGCTTCGGGTCTTGAGCGTATGTTGGCTGACCCTGCCGAGCTCAGGGCAAAAGGCGGGCGACTCAAGGCTTACATTACCGAACATTACACCTGGTCAGCCATGGTGCAGGTGATGTTGCAGCGTTTTGCCCGGCTGTTGCGTACGGGGTCGATGGTGGAGTAA